Below is a genomic region from Kwoniella dejecticola CBS 10117 chromosome 4, complete sequence.
TCTTTTCACTCATTTCACCTACAAAAACTTTGTATGAGCGGATCAACTAGCGTTATACCCTTTGTACAGCCTCTGTCCATACGCCTCACACCTCTATAATTCAGTCATCCCTCAGAGGAAACGGAATGCCCTTCCACACAAGGCAccttgatcaatcaaccagTGGACATACGATACACTTACGATCTTTCCGATCTTTAGATATCTTCAGCGGCCAGTCGAAGGGAGAGGCGAGTGGAGTGGAGTGTTCGAAGCGAGACCATGGCTAGAGATTGATCTGTGTAAAGGGACGCGCCTTCCAAGGGTGTAATCTAGCTTGGCAaagggaagagaaaagaaTCTTACAGTACTATGAAGTATAAGCCATCATAGCCATTAGATCGCTTGAGATTGTGTAAAGGTATAAAGGAATTGGAAGGCTAGGAAGGAAAAGCTTGATTCCATtcgcctcatcctcaacccaCTTCTCCTTGATACCTATTCATCTACCCTTCGAACCAGCTCAACCCTCACGGGCAATTCCAAGTCCCAGTCAATAGTCAGTAGATTCAGTATTCAAACGCCCACACCCGCACCGCACTCCGCATAGCTACCTTCACGAAAGTAAGCATACTACCCTCAAGGGAGTAGTGTGGCACCTCTTGcaacgacgaagatggcgTTCCAGCACTTTGAACTCCTCATCCCCTCTCTCATCGCTACAATCCTCGCTTTGTACCCTTTACCATGGCATATCCGTACTCGAAATATCGCAACATTGTCCATGATCTTCTGGATGACCTGCTTAAACATGGTTCATAACATCAACTGTAAGTGGCatcacttcttcgtcgtGACCTACATATCATTTTACAGTACATGCAGTCTGTCAATCTAATTATGTGCTTTGTTTTGCGGTCTTTGTCTAGGTATCGCATGGCATGACAATTCCAATATCAAAGCTCGGGTCTGGGGAGATATCAGTACAGTCATCATCGGTAAGTCCCCCCATCTCATCACTCGGTCTTACACCGCCCTCTGGCCAAAGGATGTACGGTACAAGCGCTAATGCCACATTGGATTCGATACTGTACTGAAAATACTATATGTAGTCGGCTACAACTTCGCATTACCTATTGCTCATTTGTTATTGGCGAAGCAACTCGAGTGTCTGACTACCCTCAGACCCCATTCTCCGCTTTACGATGACAAGGCACGGAGAAAACATAAAATCTTCGATCTGTCCGTCACCTTCCTGGCGCCGATTATAGGGGTACTGGTGCACCTCAGTAATATGGACAGAAGGTTCTACGTCGTGGAGAGTTTTGGGCCGATGCCTGCTACTTACTGGAACGTCTGGGGAGTCTTCTGGATGGCTGTATGTCCCCCAGTTTTCGATTGATTGCCTGGGGCGAGGTTGCAAGCTTTCGCTCATATCGACTGTGACACTGACATCCTCGTCTCCTTGTTGCAGATCATTCCCATCTGCAtagcttgtgcttgtgctgtATATACGGGTGagtcactcactcattcgcATATCCATGATTGGGATCGTGTAGCTAAATCAGTTGTCGGTGGTCGATGTGATACGAATAGCCCTCGCTCTGATCAATATAATCAAAAGACGTAAACAGATGTTATCGATGATCGCCTCAGGTGCCTCTGTGAACAAAGAACAATTCGTCAGATTGCTCTTCCTGACTGTGGCCGAACTGGGTACTTGCGGGTGAGTGTGACTGCCATTCGATTCTCTCTAGACCGATAAGAGGTAAAGGTATCAGGCTTAGTCAGCTGACTGGCCgccttcgatctcttgcttGTTTCCCTATCCATCTGCACCTTGCTTATTTATCACAGCCTTCGAGCGATATTCAATTTGATGTCATTCCAAAGAGGCCCTCAGCCGCTCGGTCATTTCGGCCCGCCAGTGCACAATCTCCGTCGAATCGAAAGTATCCCATTATCGTTAGTATCCGAACGAGGGATGCTCGTTTTGCAATTATCTTATTTCACCTGTGTGGCGTGTAGTTATATCTTTCTTTTGTGTTTCGTCACtagtgagtcgagttgatcaCTCTCGTCTCACACCTGCTTGATTGACCATGCTTCGTACACGgcactgcactgcactgcCACTTCCTGATTTCCTCGGAAGTCAAGCGAGGCtgtattgatgttgattgcTTTCGATCGACATAGGCGCCGAAGTCAAGAGGTTCTACGGCCAGATCCTACACCGAGTCTTCCCATGTATCCCTGAACCCAAATCCTCACAACACAAGATGGGTTCGATGGAAAGTAGTTTCAACAGTAACAACGGACGAAGTGGTGGGAAAATCCAGATTCTCACTTCGTCCTCTACTTCCACATATATTTCCACCAACCCCGATATgcctctttcgcctttcttaCAGAAGGAGTCAACATCCAATATGACTAGAGACCAAGATAGGGATATTAGCCTCGAGGATATGTTGGGTACACCTGTTATGGGTCCTTCAGGGGTGTATATGCCTAGAAAAGGCAGTGCGGGTATGATTGGAAGTAAGAACACTTATAATAGTTCGGAGATCTATTTACCGCCTATGCTGGTTGATAAGGAGAAACGTGAGTGATCGTCTGGATAAGATGCCATGCACAGGTATGAGGGTGGCGCTGATATACAACCTTGTCCCTAGGTCCAATGCCAATGGCATTTTGAGGGGCGGAAGCGAAAAATCAGCGATGAGAAGCTCGTCAGTCGAGTCAAAATGAATCGAGAGAAAGATTGGAAATCCAATGAATTCATCAGTTAATGATTACGAGCCACTGTGTTAAACATTTCTCCGGCTCCATGTAGATATACGAACCATCTTAATTGGCCAATCTGCGCATTATGATCCTTCCCATATTTTGTCTTGATCAGTAAATATTTGTACATCCATGCCTTCAATACTCATGTCATATTcacatgcatatatacacatCCATTCAGTCAATCGTAAGCCGCCTCCGTATACAGTCAGTCTTCACGTAACACTGTTAGCGGAGGGATTGAACGCGAATGCATATGATACATGACTGTTTTGATATTTCCTTGCTACTgatgctcttcttcttcttcctctggagCCAGTCCCATCCTTGAGACAATTATTGATCGACTACCGCCTGACTAACGAGGAATCCTAGTACATTCCATTTGTGTGCGTGTTGGCTCTGCAGGAAGTGCACAGTAGAATCCTGGCACACTCATagtcatgtcagctcacatTGCACGCCAAGTGTGTCGAGATATTGCAGCTGAGACGAACTCACCAAGCGATTGCATGCTCTTGAACAATGATGCACTTGCTAGAGCGAGCTGTCAATTACACATCGGCATCCGAGTATCAGCTACGACCTGCATTCGGTCATAGGTCgggatgatgatttgagctcaccttgatacaGCTCCTCCCTCCCTCGGGGGTATATCGACACAGCTCAGCATCAGCCGCGTCTGCATTCCGCCTCGAATCGAATGTGTATCTGAGGAGCGGTAATTTCAGAAAGTCAGCAAACTAGCCGATCCGATCGAGCCGCTGCAAGAGTTGCGGTTTTGACGAAGGTCAAGACTATCGGAAAACTTGGGCATACCTGGCATTCGGTGCTTCCTATTTTCGTAAACAATCAGACCGGATCAGCTCTGGTCCTCCAGACGCATCATGAGATACCTAGTGACCAAGTAAGGGAGCGGGTTACTCACTTTGACGAAATCCGCTACTCGTTTGTGTTGTTCCGGTGGAGGGGCATTGACCGTTGCGTCCGATCGAGGTGCTGGGATATCGTTCGCTCCCTTGTGGGAGGAAGATTCGCCTGGGATATAGTCTGTGAGAGCCATGGTGGACCGctttgctgattgatgttaTACTCTAATTGATATTCAGGCTACCTAtgaatgagatgaatgcATGTAAGTAAGATCAGATGAGGGCGATCTTATAACAGAGTAGAGGTCATCAAGCGAGATcgaaggagatgacgaaAAACCACGTGATGTCTGACAGGCGAGCGCTATTTAGGCTCAGGCGAAACGGAGTATGATACTTGGGACGCCTATTTCTCACGCACTTTCCGACTTTTTGGAAAGTGCCTCCATCTCTATCCGAATTTTGGACATCTCGACGATAATCAACGCATAGGCGATTGGCAGAAAGCAGATTGATATCAACTTCAGTTATCCAGAGCCATCCTTCCTCGTCTGGGGACTCGCCAAAATGCCTCTCAAGCCAGCTGCAAGGAATGTGTTCAACTACAATAGGGCAATACCGCGTATGGTAAGTTGGCCTGGTCTTCTCAATTGCAGACTCATATTCGACATTGAATCCTCAAAACGTCTAGATGAAGCGCTGATCGCACATGCGTATATTACAGAGCTGGGCGCCCGAAAACCTTTTTAATTTATGGCAACGCACATCCCCCGATTCACCCATAAAACGATCACACGACTTCACACGGACAAATTCGACGCCTTACCAACTCCGATTCACGGCCAAACGACTTTTGAGGGGCTATCATGGCGATCATATTGGTTATACGAAGTTCTCGAGATGGTACATGCCCGAGAAATTACCGGCGATACATGAGAGCAGCAGTGGAGACTCGAGCGAGATGAATAAATGGGTCGAAGGTAGAGAGCGATCAGGGGGTCGAAcgagcgaagaaaggagtcagaaaaggaaagagaagaattCAAAGGCGCCAATAGGGACGATGCTCTTTGCGGATGTGGAGAGGAGACTGGACGTGTTGATTTTCAGGAGTTGTTTTGCGCAGAGTGTATGGGAGGCGAGGAGGTATGTCGTTCAAGGGCATGTCAAGCTCAATGGACAAGTTGTGAGTGCTGTTTCCCCGCCTGATTATTGCTGAATGACCTTGCTCGGCATTGTAAGAACACATTGCACGATGAagcatgctgatgctgatgataaaTATGTTGTCTTGCAGATCCGCAATCCGAATGTAATGCTCGAACCGGGAGATCTCTTCTCGATAGATCCTAAACACATTCACATGCTTCGACCGCCCACTCCAACCCCCTCCTCTGCAGAAGGAGCGGAAACAGGAACTGAGACACCACCATCAGAAGCTGTCGATGCAGAATCAGAATCGGCAGAAGAAGTAGGCGCTACCGCCTCGTCATCCGGAGACGCAGATTCCTCCTCATTTACTGAAGCTTCCGCCGCTTCCCAGACTCCAATAACCACTTCTTTACCCGATTCTACCCCGTCCACCTTCACATCGgattcgacatcgacatcgcaTTTCAACCTACCTTCCTACGCACAACCGCACATCTTCGTTCCGGCTTATATACTGCCGTCGTACCTTACTTGTTCAGCAGTCTACGTGCGACACCCGACTGCCCGACCTGGATATTCGGAGATACCTTCTCCATATGATGCTGGAGGAGAACTGATGAGTCTGGGTTGGGAGTACTTCAAGAGGAGTATGccgaggatgaggaagaagactgatAAATGGCCAAATCCATGGGGAGGGTATGGTAAGAAGTAGAGTCAAGTGGAAACCCATAGTAGCATTGTAGACTTGCATTATATCCAGCATGAGCACAGCGcaatcatccttcatcgCACTCGCCCCCGTCGCAAGAGCATGCGAAATGCTTTGTCACAAGTTCTTCGTTGTCTGACTGAGGTAGACATGGCCAGTGCGGAGATCAATTATGCATAATACTATATCTAAGCTTTAGGAGCAGGTTCTTCCTCCGGGAGAGGGGGTGCCAATCCTTCTTTGATAAGCAGGTTCTCAAGCTCCCCGCTTTGGTGCACTAAGCAGTACCTTATCAACTATGAAttcggaggatgaagaaggagacgcTCCGCAAAATCAGAGCTGACGAAAGACCACTCACTTGATAGAACGATATCGCATCCTCCGACGAATTCTCCCTTGACGTACACTTGAGGGATCGTTGGCCATTCACTATAAGGCGAAAGCCGTTGATGTCAGTACATAGTAGTCCAGAATGATGATAGGTCGGGACTGCCTTCCACTTGAGAAGTATGAGGCAGGTTTAAAAGTGTGATCGGCTTACCTGTATTCTTTGATAGCGGATCTGAGCTCTTGGTCTTCTAGACAATTGTACGAAACGATCTTCTCCCTTGGCACGCCCTAGGAAGTGGTATCGGTTAGCATTCCTCCTTGGGCCTCAATAAGTGATGCTGGAAATGAGACACCTGATTCCGGAGGGGTGCGCGATGACACTCACTTGGACATCCAAAATCTGACACACCGCTCTTGAGAAACCACATTGAGGTGCTTCAGGGGTACCTTTCATGAAAACCACTAAGGGGTTCGATTGGACGGCCTGACCGTTCGAAAAGGGAGATTGTCAGCTATGTCTGCTTGTTATTGAAGGCCTTGCCCCTTCCTGCTTCGATCTTAGCAGAACACCGAAATATAGAACCGGCAGCGCAGAGGTGAATTACGACACATCTTTACCGTTCCCAGTGAGGACTCTTGGACTCTTTGGGATAATGATCACGGCGATCGAGAATGTTGTGAAGGGCAAGGGTCAAGGGCCACTTACATTGTCAATCAATTTCCGAGCCTCATCAGATATCAATCTTCGTTGATGTATCAAGACTGACGATCGATATACTTgggagggaggaagagatcgctAGCGGCGAAAGAACGATGAGTCAGCCAGCCCGACCTTTTCGTCGCTACTCGATACGGAGTGACAAGTGGAACTTACAAGGGTACGCAGACCTGCTCTGGCGAAGGACATATTGATTAcgttcttttcttctcaGGGCAACGAGGTGTAAGTTGACGAAATGGAAAAGAGAAATACGGACGATATAACAAATTCGAGATGTAAGAATGAGGGcgggtggaggtgatcacCCGAAAATCAGTGAGGCGACTCATTATTGTGGATTACGGATTTGCTTTCAATTTCATTTGATTGGGTAGCACAACTTCATACCCGTCTTTACAAattatacatatacatatacatgcTTCAGCTCTCCTCGAGCATCTTCAGACATCGATACAGACTCGCTTATAGGACTAGCATAGGATCAGGCGGATACGGCGTgcagacacagacacagacacagaaGCGCGACGCGATGTCATTCAGTCTGCCATATAAATATATCACTGCTGAGGTTCGTATAGCATCTTAACTGAACGTGTACACATGAATGAAATGCTGATAGAATTGATGTCAATAACGCCTTACGATCATCTTCTTACTTCACTCATTCTGTTGTCTCCGCGAATTGCGCATTGCATGCATCCCCATGGACGCTATACGATGTTCGAACGCCCAAACACTTTGTATGGTCGATAGCAATTAGCAGAACTGATTAAATCGAAACCCGCGTCTTCGCTGAAGGAGTTCGCAGTAGTAGATGTACGGGACAGTGATTTTGTGGTGAGTcagatcatcagatcaaAAGGAATGCCTTCTATCCCTTCAATCACATGTCTACACCTAGCCATCCCGCTTCTATCTGAGAAACCAAGACCGCCTAAGCGCCGAGACGTCGGGAATTGACATTGTATCACATTGAGGGTCTAGGGCGGAAACATTGTCTCAGCTATAAATTACCCAAGCGATACATTCCATGCTACAGTAGATGAGCTAGTCAAGAAACTACAAGATGGTACGTCTTGCTTGATCCCCATTTGGCCCACTGAGCGCCAGGCCAAAATCGTGAGCTTATCGTATACCTGTTGACTGTAGTTCATAAGGTGATATTCCGTAAGTTGTCCCATGCTTGACTTTGCACGATCCTCAGCCAAGCAGTCAACCGCCACGTAGCTGACGACCACGCTCCCGATAGACTGCGCGTTATCGCAAGCTCGGTGAGCCGATCTACTGCTATTCACCGGCTTCACGAGCACTGACTGAGAAAGCATACACCAGAGGCCCGAAGGCTGCTAGAGTGAGTGCTGATAAGTACCTTCGGAGCTCCCTGATATGCGAGTcgctgatgaagatggttAACCTGATCCTCTTTGTTAGATATACGCCGAGACCCGCTCACATGCTCTTCCAGAGTCGACCGCTCAAGAGATATTCGTGCTCAGAGAAGGATTTTCGGGATTCCAATCGAAATACAGGGTGAGCAGCTGGATCCGGATCAACCGCCTTTCGCCTTGGACTTCTCGAGTGCTGATGAGATTGTGGTAGCATGATcctgagctgattgagaAATTCAACAAGTATTATCACGACTAGCTGGTCTACCTCGTGGTCTTATGACATGACTTGGCACGGCCAAGCTAGCGAGAACGCTGCAGATATCGGTCAGACTCGTACATCTGCGCTTGTGGTCAACCTGACACTGCCTAGAAGCGAAGTCTGCTAAGGTATCTTCCCCACGGGCCAGAAACAATAGCATGCATATCGCTTCAGTCTCCGctcttgaacttgaactGGAAGATCCATGATTTCCCCGCATTTAACAGGCTGTTGCCCACGTGTCTGTCAATGTGAAGTCCGGATATTGGCCGAGATTGTGTCATCGGTCCACTTCGTTCCGGGTGTCACATTCagtcctccttctcatcgctGGCAGTAGTAAGTTGTGTAGTGTATGTTATATCTCTCATTTCTACTTTTGTTTTCTCCATCTCTGTTCTTTCCTATCCACAAAAAAATAGTATCTTGTATATTGCTCGAATCTCATTGTATATAAGAAAGCGTAACAAAATCTCATCAAGATGTCTTTAGGTCGAACTGTCAAGCTGTGAGTGATCACCATTCCCGCTTTTCTCGGCAGTCCGATGTTTATTTCCATCGCACAACCTTGCGCAAGGAAGTGATTCAAGCGAGGCAGGGATGGACATGAGGCGAGTATGAACGTGACAGGAGCTGATcactcctctttctcatcccGTGATACAGTAACAACGGCGTAATCGTACCTCAAATTGGTTACGGAACTTGGCAAGCTGCTCCAGGAGAGGTTGAGAAAGCGTGAGTACC
It encodes:
- a CDS encoding mitochondrial 37S ribosomal protein uS4m gives rise to the protein MPLKPAARNVFNYNRAIPRMSWAPENLFNLWQRTSPDSPIKRSHDFTRTNSTPYQLRFTAKRLLRGYHGDHIGYTKFSRWYMPEKLPAIHESSSGDSSEMNKWVEGRERSGGRTSEERSQKRKEKNSKAPIGTMLFADVERRLDVLIFRSCFAQSVWEARRYVVQGHVKLNGQVIRNPNVMLEPGDLFSIDPKHIHMLRPPTPTPSSAEGAETGTETPPSEAVDAESESAEEVGATASSSGDADSSSFTEASAASQTPITTSLPDSTPSTFTSDSTSTSHFNLPSYAQPHIFVPAYILPSYLTCSAVYVRHPTARPGYSEIPSPYDAGGELMSLGWEYFKRSMPRMRKKTDKWPNPWGGYGKK
- a CDS encoding Grx4 family monothiol glutaredoxin; amino-acid sequence: MSFARAGLRTLRSLPPSQVYRSSVLIHQRRLISDEARKLIDNAVQSNPLVVFMKGTPEAPQCGFSRAVCQILDVQGVPREKIVSYNCLEDQELRSAIKEYSEWPTIPQVYVKGEFVGGCDIVLSMHQSGELENLLIKEGLAPPLPEEEPAPKA